One Brachyhypopomus gauderio isolate BG-103 chromosome 15, BGAUD_0.2, whole genome shotgun sequence genomic region harbors:
- the LOC143476331 gene encoding uncharacterized protein LOC143476331, which yields MSFYQRRTDQPRPGQEQNHFIDTPGFTTRGVPYNPQATVIHTDPCGPAPFPHRRTAGPSDVGHVYMPVEGPLHTGPDMERRRHLAQPHVQGEVLRQMDPVYLQPAGSVEPPQLHSPGWKRERVGRFHRSGRHLQPLLPDIFEAANPRDAGRGLPKSSRLLPGNPPGSFLLPSYPLVTLPGVQLTPTLHRRLHKRDTSPRCRDPDPWRDSTGEVDSSRCFPLPVLTSRTTVTSSGLMRPSPPTFTKLPPLPKPSGREPLRAFRPAKGSQVQRTRASPAEDMCEGVVGRDELKPGTPRKDPHEQQTLGPFSKPDLALAQSFRLLSSDDWEKKIEGLMSIRRLAQYHADVLGSRLHDVCIILIQEVLHLRSAVSRMAVVSLRELYSSLQKGMDQEVEATAKVLLHKAAESNGFIRQDVDTALDSMVQNCTPIRSMNALLAGGLCHLNAAVRKCTARHLATLVEKIGAERIIPTVSKLAQDSSQETRRLGRRMLLFLSSHHDFDKMVEKYIPAKDLATIRDTVLTLKSKERTKVSRIPRYKMRQPRLEQQEAPAAQAERQNTQRMKRSLRHTVRDVSPDDAAPLKDLQLNSCLPAQTKTGVLLDDLPSIPSNARTPRSPVKSLSPPLHPSPPTAVPTTNMLPRRRRAIRLIRPRDSDELKPGTPTKDPHKQQTLRPFSNPDLALAQSFRLLSSDDWEKKIEGLMSIRRLAQNHSDVLGSRRHDVCIILIQEVRNLRSAVSRMAVVSLRELYSSVQKGMDQEVEATAKVLLHKAAESNAFIRQDVDTALDSMVQNCTPIRSMNALLAGGLCHLNAAVRKCTARHLATLVEKIGAGRLLSGAKDVTARIIPAVSKLAQDASQETRRLGRRMLLFLSSHHDFDKMVEKCIPAKDLATIRNTVHTLKSKERTKVSRNAKR from the exons atgagtttttaccaAAGGAGaactgaccagccaaggcctggacaggaacagaaccacttcatagacacaccaggttttaccactcgtg gtgtgccctacaacccccaagcgacagtgatccacacggatccctgtggaccagcacccttccctcacagaaggacggcgggaccctcagatgtcggccatgtctacatgcctgtagaaggaccactccacactg gccctgacatggagaggcggagacaccttgctcagccccatgttcaaggcgaggTTCTGAGGCAGATGGATCCAGTCTACCTCCAGCCTGCTG gttcagtggagcctccccagctccactctccagggtggaagagagagagagtggggagattTCACCGGAGCGGCAGACATCTTCAACCCTTGCTCCCAGACATCTTCGAAGCAGCTAACCCCAGGGATGCTGGTAGAG gtttgcccaaatccagccgcttgctgcctgggaacccccccgggtcgttcctactgccctcctaccctctggTCACTCTTCCGGGAGTGCAGCTCACTCCCACTCTGCATCGTAGACTACACAAGCGAGACACGAGCCCTCGGTGCAGAGACCCGGACCCGTGGAGGGACAGTACTG gtgaagttgactccagcaggtgtttcccactgcctgtgctcacttcacgcacgacagtcacctcgtcaggactgatgaggccttctccgcccacctTCACAAAgttgcctccactccccaaaccttctggccgagagcctctccgtgcattcaggcctgccaaag gatctcAAGTGCAACGCACCAGGGCGTCCCCTGCTGAGGACATGTGTGAAGGAGTAGTTGGCAGAG atgaactcaaaccaggaactcccaggaaggatccccacgagcagcagactttagggcccttctccaaaccagacctcgctctcgctcagagcttcagactgcttagctctgatgactg ggagaagaaaattgaaggattGATGTccatccgtagattggctcaaTATCAtgctgatgtgcttggcagcaggcttcatgatgtctgcattattcttattcaagag gtgctgcacctgcgctctgccgtgtcccgcatggctgtggtgtccttgagggagttgtactccagcctgcaaaaagggatggaccaggaagtggaggctacagctaaggtcctcctccacaaagcagcggagtccaatggcttcatcaggcaggacgtggacacagctctggacagcatggtgcagaactgcacccccattcggagcatgaacgcccttctcgctggaggactctg tcatctgaatgctgcagtaagaaagtgtactgctcggcacttggctactttggtagagaagattggtgcagagcgaattattcctacagtctccaagttggcacaggactcttcccaagaaaccag gcgcttgggccggcgtatgctgctgttcctgtcctcccaccatgactttgataagatggtggaaaagtacatccctgccaaagacctggcaaccatcagggacactgtcctcactctgaaatccaag gagaggacaaaggtgtctaggattccaagatataagatgcgtcagcctcgtctggagcagcaagaagctccagccgcacaggcGGAGCGGCAGAAcacgcagcgaatgaagcgcagccttaggcacacggtgagggacgtgagcccagacgacgcggcacctctgaaag acctgcagctgaacagttgTCTTCCAGCCCAGACTAAGACTGGTGTCCTCCTGGATGATTTGCCTTCGATCCCAAGCAACGCACGCACCCCCAGAAGTCCCGTcaaaagtttgagtcctccgctTCATCCCAGCCCCCCCACGGCTGTCCCTACTACAAACATGCTGCCACGACGCAGACGAGCTATCAGACTGATCAGACCACGTGACTCTG atgaactcaaaccaggaactcccACGAAGGATCCCCACAagcagcagactttacggcccttctccaatccagacctcgctctcgctcagagcttcagactgcttagctctgatgactg ggagaagaaaattgaaggattGATGTccatccgtagattggctcagaatcactctgatgtgcttggcagcaggcgtcatgatgtctgtattattcttattcaagag gtgcggaacctgcgctctgccgtgtcccgcatggcggtggtgtccttgagggagttgtactccagcgtgcagaaagggatggaccaggaagtggaggctacagctaaggtcctcctccacaaagcagcggagtccaatgccttcatcaggcaggacgtggacacagcactggacagcatggtgcagaactgcacccccattcggagcatgaacgcccttctcgctggaggactctg tcatctgaatgctgcagtaagaaagtgtactgctcggcacttggctactttggtagagaagattggtgctggccgcttattgtctggggcgaaagacgtcacagcgcgaattattcctgcagtctccaagttggcacaggacgcttcccaagaaaccag gcgcttgggccggcgtatgctgctgttcctgtcctcccaccatgactttgataagatggtggaaaagtgcatccctgccaaagacctggcaaccatcaggaacactgtccacactctgaaatccaag gagaggacaaaggtgtctaggaatGCGAAGAGATAA
- the LOC143475945 gene encoding uncharacterized protein LOC143475945 has protein sequence MMLTFPTFFHRVIERLQESIKNQDALIGELQKKCPEQPVTEQMAQLSVLIGQKDKELQALKNELDQERQKTEKENQACSLKQEELNRLQQTAKQLSEDLQSTKNSSQTLKHRLEEMDRENKALSAELEQRNGELGVERRNSLKRDKIIQGLSLLLKEKEKEVEELYGNLEEKEKILAKTREALHKAQLQKHQDYMNMVWDLEQDRAPSDITLTKLRERLREKEKALESFDTLLKEKDVELQQLVNTVKTVQRSSQESEASLQGALNEKDSIIQQLQHSLQLKTTDVEFAAVEKKEIEVRWLQLCVRVEREVERLNSVLLQNEETINSFDTLLKEKDVELQQLVNTVKTVQRSSQESEASLQGALNEKDSIIQQLQHSLQLKTTDVEKLLAQVQERGGPVAQLKVSEALPTQVLELRQTIEVLQEKLKKREAQISRRNSEVNSPPVSIKATVLLKKELAQKTQALNRALRRENQLKAASGTMLLVLEEAERLLELFWRVTLPSGDLTHTLQEEVLRSEVSRLQSWLSQQERMLTGAVKRLRSTNQLREGMEHIIIDQLSMTHGVLKKARENLEEITLDAQ, from the exons ATGATGCTAACTTTTCCCACCTTCTTTCACAGAGTGATTGAGCGTCTCCAGGAGTCTATCAAAAACCAGGACGCTCTGATTGGAGAGCTGCAGAAGAAGTGCCCAGAGCAGCCAGTCACAGAGCAGATGGCACAGCTCAGCGTTCTGATTGGGCAAAAGGACAAGGAGCTACAG GCTCTGAAAAATGAGTTGGACCAGGAGAGACAGAAAACGGAGAAAGaaaaccag gcatGCTCACTGAAGCAGGAGGAGTTGAACAGGCTGCAGCAGACTGCCAAGCAGCTGAGCGAAGACCTTCAATCCACCAAGAACAGCAGCCAAACACTTAAACACAGACTGGAGGAGATGGACCGTGAGAACaag GCGCTCTCGGCTGAGCTGGAGCAGAGGAATGGTGAGTTGGGTGTGGAGAGGAGGAACTCTCTGAAGAGAGACAAGATCATCCAGGGTCTGAGCCTACTGctcaaggagaaggagaaagag gtTGAGGAGTTGTATGGTAatttggaggagaaggagaagattcTTGCCAAGACCAGAGAAGCACTTCACAAAGCCCAGCTTCAGAAGCACCAG gaCTACATGAACATGGTGTGGGACCTGGAGCAGGACCGGGCGCCAAGTGACATCACGCTGACCAAgctgagagagaggctgagggagaaggagaaggctCTGGAG agctttgacacgctgttgaaggagaaggacgtggagctgcagcagctggtgaacacagtgaagactgtgcagcgctccagtcaggagagtgaggccagcctgcagggggcgctgaacgagaaagactccatcatccagcagctacagcactctctacagctcaaaaccacggacgtggag TTTGCGGCTGTGGAGAAGAAGGAGATTGAGGTCCGCTGGCTTCAGCTGtgcgtgagggtggagagagaggtggagcgcCTGAACAGCGTGCTTTTACAAAATGAGGAGACCATCaat agctttgacacgctgttgaaggagaaggacgtggagctgcagcagctggtgaacacagtgaagactgtgcagcgctccagtcaggagagcgaggccagcctgcagggggcgctgaacgagaaagactccatcatccagcagctacagcactctctacagctcaaaaccacggacgtggag aagcTGTTGGCACAGGTCCAGGAGAGAGGCGGGCCAGTGGCTCAGTTAAAGGTGTCAGAGGCTCTGCCCACTCAGGTGCTGGAGCTCAGACAGACCATAGAGGTGCTGCAGGAGAAACTGAAGAAAAGagaag ctCAAATATCACGGCGGAACAGTGAGGTGAATTCTCCCCCAGTCAGTATTAAGGCCACAGTACTACTGAAGAAGGAGCTAGCTCAGAAAACACAGGCTCTTAACAGAGCACTGAGGAGGGAGAACcagctgaag GCTGCATCAGGCACTATGCTTTTGGTTCTGGAGGAGGCGGAGAGACTCCTGGAGCTGTTCTGGAGAGTAACTCTGCCGTCaggagacctcacacacacactgcag gaggaggtgttgagGAGTGAGGTGTCTCGATTACAGAGCTGGCTGTCTCAGCAGGAGCGGATGCTCACAGGAGCAGTCAAACGACTGCGATCCACCAACCAGCTTCGAGAAGGCATGGAACACATCATCATCGACCAAT tGTCCATGACTCACGGGGTGCTGAAGAAAGCCAGAGAAAACCTGGAG GAAATCACCCTGGATGCCCAGTGA